TCACCGCGATGATGCGCTGCTCGATCCGCTGGTGGTCGTGGGTGCGGTGGCCGACGATGGCCGGAAAGGCGAACTCGATCACCTCGCCAGGCTCGAGCAGGGGTCGGGCCCGATCGCGCATCTTGGCCGCGGCGCTGAACCGTCCGAACACGCCGGCCATGATGACCCAGCGGCGCGTTCGGTGGAGGGCTTGCGAGGCAGATCATCCAACCCGCCGAGTCCGGCCAGGGTATGGCGCTCTACTACGCACACCGGGTCAACGTCGACGCCTCCTGGACCGCCCTTCTCAAAGCCCGCCACGGCTGCCCTGACCGCGGCAGGACCGAGAACCTGGCGCCGCGCCGGCGCGCTCTGGGCGCAGCGGGGCGACGGCGACCGGACATGACGTCCCGTGGGACGCCGGCGTCTCAGAGCTGTGCGTCGACGGGGGCGTCGTGGCCGGCGGTGACGGGGAACACTGCGGCGTCGGCGTAGGAGGTGCCGTCGATCCAGTACTCGAACCGGCCGCTGAGCGGGTGGACGACCGCGGCACGGTAGTTGCCGGGGCTCAGCCCGGTGATCCGGTACGCCCCCTCGGCATCGGTGACCGCACCACCGGCGATGCCTGAGGAGCCGACGGCGACGACCCACGCGCTGGCGGCGGCGCGGTCGCCGAGCGAGATGGTGCCCGACATCTCGCCGGTGGTCGGAGCCAGGGTGGCGTTGGCGGTGCCGGGCGCGCTGACCGCGGTGGCGGTGACGGGATCGACGCCGGCCCGGTCGTCGAACCACTCCGTGACGTGGTGGCCGGAAGGGTCGATGAACAACAGCTTGTAGCTGCCGGCCGCGAGGTTGAGGGCGTAGCCGCCGGTCGAGCTGGACCTCGCGGCGCGGACGAAGGCCAAGTCGCTCGCTCGGAAGGCGGCGACGATGCCACCGGCGACGGGCGCCGAGGAGGCCGAGTCGGTGAGGCGACCCAAGAGGATCGATCCGGTGCCGACCGGCGTCTGCTGGGAGAGGATCACGTCGGCGGTGGTGGTCGTGTCGGCGGCGACGGCGAACGGGGTGGTGGCGGTGGCATGGGCGCCCGTGGGGTCGGCGACGGCGAGCAGGTGGTTGCCGGGGTGCAGGCCCGAGAGGCTGACCTGACCGCTGGCGTCGGTGGTCCAAGCGGCGACGGGCTCGCCGCCTCGGTCGAGGCTCAGCGCCAGCGCGAGTGCGCCGCTGACCGGGCCGGCTGTGGTCGCGTCGGTGACGGTGCTCGAGACCGCACCGAAGCGCGAAGCGAGCGTTCCGGCCACGAGTGTGGTGGCGCCATCGACCGAGACGGTGGTGGGGGCGCCGAAGAACCCGGGCTCGTTGGCCGCGCTCGGGTCGATGGCGTAGATGAGGTAGGTGCCGTCGGGCACCGGGAAGTGGAACTGGCCGTTGATGGCGGCCACGGCACCCCCGGCGACGCCGTACCCGTTGGTGTCGAGCGCCGCCACCAAGGTCCCGGCCAGCGGCGCACCGTCGCCATCGGTGACGAGGCCGGCCAATGCGCCGAGCAGCTCGATGGTGCCGGGGAGGCTGTCGCCCATCTGGCCGGGGCTCCGTCCCCGTGCGGCGGTGTCGCCGAGGCCGAGCTGGCCGAAGCCGTTGCTCCCCCAGCACTTGACCTGACCGTTGTCGAGCAGCGCGCAGGAATGGGTGCTGCCCGCGGCCATCGCGGTCGCGGTGCGTCCGGTGCCGAGGTCGACGGCGGGGAGGTCGTCGCCCATCTCGAAGGGCTGGTCGCCTCGACTGAAGCGGTCACCGAGTCCGAGCGCGCCGTGGTCGTTGTACCCCCAGCACTTGGCCTGGCCGTTGTCGAGCGCGGCGCAGGTGTGGCCGCCCCCGCTGGAGGAGTCGTAGCCGGAGTCCACCGAGGTGGCGGTGCGTCCGGTGCCGAGGTCGACGGCGGGGAGGTCGTCGCCCATCTCGCCGGGGCCGTCGCCGCGGTCGGCCGTGTCCCCGAGCCCGAGCCGCCCGTGGCTGTTCTCGCCCCAGCACTTGATGCGGCCGTCGTCGAGCAGCGCGCAGGTGTGGTGAAGCCCCAGGGCGACGGCGGTGGCGGTGCGTCCGGTGCCGAGGTCGACGGCGGGGAGGTCGTCGCCCATCTCGCCGGGCCCGTCGCCGCGGTTGGCGGTGTCCCCGAGCCCGAGCGCGCCGGACCCGTTGCTGCCCCAGCACTTGAGCCGGCCGTCGTCGAGCACCGCGCAGGCGGAGGAGTCGCCGGCGCTCACCGCGGTGGCGGTGCGGCCGGCGCCGAGGTCGACGGGCGGGAGGGCGTCGCCCATCTCGCCGGGGTCGTCGCCGCGGTTGGCGGTGTCCCCGAGCCCGAGCCTGCCGGAAGTGTTGGAGCCCCAGCATCTGAGCTGGGCGTTGTCGAGCACGGCGCAGGTGTAGGAGTCGCCGGCGCTGACGGCGGTGGCGGTGCGGCCGGCGCCGAGGTCGACGGGCGGGAGGGCGTCGCCCATCTCGCCGGGCTGGTCACCGCGCTCGGCGGTGTCCCCGAGGCCGAGTTGCCCGTAGTCGTTGTAGCCCCAGCACTTGACCTGGCCGTTGTCGAGCACGGCGCAGCTGTGCTGGCTGCCGGCGCTGAGGGCAACCGCGGAACGCCCCGCGCCCAGGTCCACGGACGCCAGTGACGGCCCCATCTCGATCGGTTGGTCGCCCCGGTTGACGGTGTCCCCCAGGCCGAGCTGCCCCCACTGGTTGCGCCCCCAGCACCGGACCTGCCCGTCCGCGGACAGCCCGCACGCGTGGTGGGAACCGGACGACACGATCGGCGTCACCGACGACGGACCGACGGTCGAGCGGCCCACGGACGAGGGCGTCGCCGCCGCCCGACCCGCCACGAGCGATGTCGCCGCCAGGACGCCGACGAGGACGACGGCGCCCAGCACCCCCCTTCGCTCCCGGCGCATCGCCCGGATGCTAGCGACGGCGACCAGTTCGAGCAGGCTGACCGAGCGTGCGACCACGGCGACCTGCTGCACCAGCCGGGCGAGCGCGACCGGATCGCCGGTGACGGCGCCGCCGCCGACCCGCTACCGTCGTCCCCCTATGAAGATGGCACGACGAGCACTGGTGGCCCTGGGGGTGGCCGGGATGTTCGCCGCCGTCCTGCGCCTGCGGGGGACCGGTGGCACCCCGCCGAAGGGTGGGGGCTGGCGTGAGCTGTCCGGTCCCGACCTGACGTGATCCCGCCCGCCACATGAAGATCGCCGTGGTCGGCGTGGGCGCCACCGGTGCCCGCGCCGCCCGACAGCTCGCGGCCACCGACGCGGTCGAGACCGTGCTGGCCCACGACACCGACCCCGACCGCACGCGCCTGTTGCACGAGGCCATGCCCGACCGGGTGCAGATCGTCAGCGAGGACGCCCTGCTGGGTGCCGACGTCGACGCCGTGCTCCTGGCGACGCCGAGCGGGGCGCATCTCCCGACCGCACGGGCCCTCGTCGGGCGGGGCGTCGGCGTGGTCTCCACCAGCGACGCCATCGACGACGTCCGCGACCTCCTCGCCCTGGACCCTTGGTGCCGTGACCAGGGCGTGACCGTCGTGGCCGGCGCGGCCTTCTCGCCTGGCTTCAGTTGCCTGCTGGCCCGCCATGCCGCCGCCGGCTTCGATCACGTCGACGAGGTGCACGTGGCCAAGGTCGGCACCGGCGGGCCCGCCTGCGCCCGCCAGCACCACCGGGCCCTCGGCGGCATCGCCGTGGACTGGCGCGACGACGAGTGGGTCGAGCGGCCGGGCGGCTCGGGCCGCGAGCTCTGCTGGTTCCCCGACCCCATCGGCGGCGCCGACTGCTATCGGGCCGCGCTGCCCGACGCGATGTTGCTCCAACCCGCGTTCCCCGAGGTTTCCCGGGTGACCGCCCGCCTCGGAGCCACGCGCCGCGATCGCCTCACCGCCCGCCTGCCCATGCTGCGCCCGCCCCATCCCGAGGGTGGGCCGGGCGCTCTGCGCGTCGAGGTCCGGGGCCGTCAAGGCCAGCGGCGCGAGACGAAGGTGCTCGGCGCGATGGACCGACCGGGCGTCGCCGCCGGCGCGGTGGCCGCGGTGGCCGCCCTCTGGGTGGCGGAACGGCGCCTTCCCGTGGGCAGTGCCGGCCTCGCCGCAGGTGACGACGTGCTCGGCCTCCTGGCCGACCTGGCCCGGCGAGGTGTGCGCGCCGCGGTCTTCGAAGGCGCGGGGGCCTGACCTCGGCGGATGCGAATGCATCAAATGACAATGCTGTCATTTGATGCGAATGCACTACCGATCTAATTACATCAATGTAACTCGAAGAAACTTCGGATTTGTTCTAAAGGTCTCAGCCGAAGTGGTCGTTACTCCGACGTTGGTTCAACTAGGAGGGGCGATACAGACATGGGCGATACACCAGATTCCGCACGGTTGATCGAAGAGCACCTACCGCTCGTCCGACACATCGTGTTCCAGGTGGCGGTGCACTTCCCCCGCCACGTCGACCGTGACGAGCTGGCTCGGGCCGGCGCACTGGGACTCGTCGAAGCGGCCCGCCGCTACGACGAGGCTCGGGGTGTCCCGTTCGATCGGTTCGCCGCACAGCGCATCCGGGGCGCGATCCTCGATGCGGTCCGGGCCGCCGACTGGGCGCCGCGCTCGGTCCGCACCCTGGCCCGCAAGCTGGAGGCGGCAGAGCAGCGACTGGCCACCGAACTGGGTCGGGTGCCGTCGCTGCGGGAGATGGCCGACGAGCTCGGCATCACCCTCGCCGAGCTGTCGAAGCTCCAGGACCGGCTCTTCCGCTCGGTGGTCCTGGCCCTCGAGCACGAGGTCACCGACGACGTGGACGAGGACCTCACCCTCGTGGACGTCCTGGTGGACCGCACCGCGGTCGAGCCGCTCGAGGAGCTGGAGACCCGGGAGCTGCACGCGTACCTGCGTGACGCCGTCGAGCTGTTGCCCGAGCGCCAGCGCCTGGTCATCGTGGGCTACTTCCTCGAGAACCGCACCTCGCTCGAGTTGGCCCGCTTCCTCGGCGTGACCGAGTCCCGCATCAGCCAGCTCCGGTCCGAGGCCCTCGCCATGCTGAAAGAAGGCATCGAGCGCCAGTACGACAACCCCGAGGTGGGGGTCGAGGAGCCCGTGGGCCGGGTGGCCAAGCGCAAGGCCAACTACGCCGACGCCATCGGCGAGGCGAGCGCCTGGAAGCACCGTCTCGATCAGGTCATCACCGACGACATGATCGAAGAGGAGTCCATCCCGGTCGGGGTTCCCTACAACCGAGTCGCTGTGTAATCATGTAATCCATGGCTGACCCCGCCCCCCGCGAGATCGTCACGTGGGTGGTCGAGCGGTTGCCGGAGGACTGGTTCGACGAAGCACCGAGCGTGCGGGTCGATCGCGAGGAGATCCTCGTGGTCGGCCCGTTGCGCGTGCCGGCCCCCGAAGAGTGCGACGGTCCGGCGGCCGTCGAGCGCCAACGGTGCATCACCGCCTTCCGGGAGGCCACCCGCCCCCACCGCATGGCCATCGCCGCCGAGGCGGAGGTCGTCTGGGGGCGCAAGGTGTCGTGGGGCGTCGTCTGCCCCTCCGGCGGACAGGCCGAGGAGGAGCACTTCACCACCGTCAGCACCCCGGTGATGACCCGCCTCCGCATGGACGAGCGCGACGTGCTCGACACGCTCATCGACGCCGGCGTGGCCCGCAGCCGCAGCGAGGCGCTGGCCTGGTGCGTGCGCCTGGTCGGCCACCACGAGGCGGACTGGATCCAGCACCTCCGTGACGCGGTGGCCACCATCGAGGAGGCCCGGGCCCGAGGCCCGATGCAGGCGTAGCGGGTCCGCCCGGCGCTCAGATGCGGGCGCGCTCGGCCCAGAAGTCGAGCACGCCGGCGTCGCCGAAGACCTCGAGGCGGCTCCGGGGGACACGGTTCCAGAGCAGGAGGAGGAGGTCCGACGCCGGGCCCCGCACCGCGGCATCGCCCTTGGCATGACCCCGCTCGCAGACAGGACCATCGGCGGTGAAGGCGACGGTCCACTCACCGGTGCCGTCGGGCAGGCCCTCGTCGGTGGCGTGCAGGTGCAGGGTTCGCCCGTCGCCCGCGAGGCGGTCGCCGAGCCGGGGCACGAACAGCTCGAACACCTCGTCGATGCCGTCGAGGGCGAGGTCGCGCTCGACGGGGGCGGCGGCGCCGGCCGCGCCGGCCACGTCCCAGCGGTGGATGGCGGTCTCCTGCGCCCGACGGCGCCACCAGTCCCTCGCGGGACCGTCGCCGGTGAAGGTCCAGCACGTGGTGTCCGGGCCGGCCGCCTCGAAGGCCGCGCACACCTCGTCGGTGCGGGCGTCGAACCACGCCAGCAGGCCGTCCTCGCCGAGGGCGTCGGCGTCGGGGTCGGGGCCGAGTGCGAGCAGCGCGGCGGTCGCGTCCATGCCGTCGCGCACCAGGTGCACCGCCCACTGCGCACCCTGGCCGACGTGCGCCACCACCTCGCCCACCGTCCACCCTTCGACGGCGGGGACACCGGCGCCGAGGTGACCGCGGGCGGCGGCGCTCAGTGCGTCGGACTCGCGCCGGAGCGCGACGAGGAAGGCGGCGTCATCCATCCCCTTCATCTTGCCCGTCGTCGGGCTCCGGAGGCGGGACCCGGCCCCGGATGGCCCGCCACACCAGCTCCTGGGCGGCGACGAGCGCGGCGGCAACGCCGTAGAGGTACGGCGGCGGCAGCTCGAGGGCGAAGAAGGCGCGGGCGGGTGGGAGCAGCAGCGCGGCCACGAAGAGGCCGATCATCCACAGCACCAGCGCCTTGCGCCACGCGTTGAAGGGCTGCGCGAGGCGCACGAGGATGCACAGGCCGGTGCTGACGAGCGTGAGGGTCGCGACGGTGCGCGCCTGATCGAGGCTCACGGCGTCGTTGGCGTGGGCGATGGCGTAGCTCGTCAACGTGACGATCGCCGCGAGGGTGCCGGCGGGGACGGCGAAGCGCAGCACCCGGGGCACGAAGCCAGAGCGGGCCCGGTTGCGGTTGGGGGCGAGGGCCAGGAAGAACGCGGGGATGCCGATGGTGAGGCTGCCCACCAGGGTCAGGTGGCGGGGCAGGAAGGGGAAGGCGAAGCCGATCACGCCGACGCTGAGGGCCAGCAGCATCGAGTAGGTGGTCTTGGTCAGGAAGAGGTTGGCTACGCGCTGGATGTTGTTGATGACCCGGCGGCCCTCCGCCACCACGCCGGGCATGGTGGCGAAGCGGCCGTCGAGCAGCACGATCTGCGCGGCGGCGCGCGACGCCGACGAGCCGGAGCCCATGGCGATGCCGATGTCGGCGTCTTTCAGGGCGAGCACGTCGTTGACCCCGTCGCCCGTCATGGCCACGACGTGGCCCTTCGCCTGGAGCGCCTTCACCATGGCCCGCTTCTGGTGGGGCTGGACGCGACCGAACACGTGGTGCTCGTCGAGCACGTCGGCCAGCGCCGCCTCGTCCTCCGGGAGGTCCCGCCCGTCGTAGCCGTCGCCCACGTCGGGCACGCCGGCCTCGCGGGCCACCGCGGCGACGGTGGTGGGATTGTCGCCTGAGATGACTTTGACCCGGACGTCCTGCGCCACGAAGTAGGCGAGGGTCTCGGGGGCGTCGGGACGCACCTGGTCGGCCAGCAGCACGAGCGCCTGGGGCGCGAGGCCCGCCGGCAGCTCGTCGCCGACGAGCGCGGCGTCGGTGCGGCTGAGCAGGACCACCCGGCGGCCGAGTGCGGCCAATTCCTGTACCCGGGAGCGGCACTGGTCGGCCGACTCGCCGCCGGCGTCGCCGAGGAGCACCTCGGGAGCGCCGAGCACCCAGGTGCCCTGGGTGGTGAAGTCCGAGCCGCTCCACTTGCGGGCCGACGAGAAGGGGACCGCGAGACGGGCGTCCCAGGTGTCCTCCGCCGCGGCCCTCGCGACGACGGGGGCACGCCCGATGGCGGCCAGGGTGGCGTTGGGGTTGGGGTCCGACGCCGAGAGCCCGGCGAGCGCGGCGGCCACGACCGACTCGGCACCGTCGCCCACCACCTCGAGGTCGGCGAAGGCGATGTCGCCGGCGGTGATGGTCCCCGTCTTGTCGAGGCAGATCACGTCGACGCGCGCGAGGGTCTCGACCGCGGGCAGCTCCTGGACGAGCACCTGCTGGCGACCGAGACGAACGACGCTGGCGGCGAAGGCCACGCTGGTCAGCAGCACGAGGCCCTCGGGGACCATGGCCACGACGCCGCCGACGGTGGAGGCGAGGGCCTCGGCGAGGCCGTCGTGCGCGCGGAGCTGGCTGAACAGCAGAAGGGCCGCGGTGGGCAGCATGGCCCAACTGACGTACTTGATGATCTGGTCGATGCCATTGCGCAGCTCGGACGACGCGAGGGTGAAGCGGCGGGCCTCCTCGGCCAGCTTCACGGCGTAGGCCTCGGCCCCGACCTTGGTGGCCGTCACGTGGCCCGACCCCGCGGCCACGAAGCTGCCCGACATCACGGCGTCGCCGGGGGACTTGTGCTGGGGGTCCGACTCCCCGGTGAGGAGGGACTCGTCCACCTCGAGGCCCTGTGCCTCGACGACCTCGGCGTCGACCACCACCTGGTCGCCGGGTCGCAGCACGAGCACGTCGTCGAGCACCACCTCGCCGACGGCGATCTCGGCGGGCACCCCGTCCCGGATCACCCGGGCCTTCGGGGCCGAGACGATGGCGAGCCGGTCGAGCGTGCGCTTGGCCCGCCACTCCTGGAGGATCCCGATGAGGGCGTTGGCCACCAGCACGAATCCGAAGAGGGCGTCGTTGAGCGGGCCCACGATCAAGATGACCACCAGGAGCCCGCCGAGCAGCGCGTTGAAGCGGGTGAAGAGGTTGGCGCGCAGGATCTGCGGCACGGTGCGCGTCGGCGCCGCGGGGACGTCGTTGCCGAGGCCATGGGCGCGGCGGTCCGCGACCTCGGCGGTGGTGAGCCCCACGATCCCGTCGGGGACGGGCACCCGCGCTCAGTCCTCGAAGGTGGGGGCGAAGAGGGCGAGGAGCTCGTCGTGGAGGATGCCGTTGGTGCCGAGCCCGCTGCCGTGGTGGAAGCCGTCGTCACCCCGCATCGAGGTGAACCGGCCACCGGCCTCGGCCAGGATGAGCGCCGCCGGCGCGATGTCCCAGGGGCTGGCCACCTGATCGACCATGGCCTCGACCCGTCCCGTGGCCACGAGCGCGTAGCCGAAGCCGTCCCCCCAGGTGCGCAGGTGGATGCCGACGTCCTTGACGGCCGCCAGCGCCGCGGGGGACCAGCCGCCGAACCCGCTGGTGGTGAGGTAGGCCTCGTCGAGGTACTCGCACGAGCTGACCCGCGCGGGCTTGCCGTTGCAGAAGGCACCGAGGCCCCGGCCGGCGTAGACCACCTCGGTCAGGCCGGGAAGGTTGATGACGCCGACGGCGAGGCCGTGCTCGTCCTCGAGGGCGAGCAGGTTGCAGTACAGGGGCACGCCCTTGGTGAAGGCCTTGGTGCCGTCGATGGGATCGATGATCCACCGCCGACCGCTGGTGCCCGCCTTGTCCGCCTCCTCCTCGCCGTGGATGGCGTCGTCGGGGTGGCGGGCCTCGAGCTCCTCGCGCAGGTAGCGCTCGGCGGCCTTGTCGGCGGCGGTGACGGGGGTGCCGTCGCCTTTGTGGTCGACCGAGAGCTCGATCGAACGGAACCACTTCAGGGTCAGCTCGCCGGCGTGGCGGCAGAGCTCGACCGCCTCCTCGAGGAGGGCAGGGTTCACCGGGGGCGGGTCGACCGGGGGCTGAGGGGGAGTGTCCACGGTTGCAGTATCGCGGGCGGTCGTAGGCTTCGGGCGTGAGCGCGAGCACGCCCGTCGAGCCGGTGATCTACAACCCCTTCGAGCCGGGGTACGCCGAGGACCCGTACCGCCAGTTCGCGGCGCTGCGCGAGGCCGAGCCGGTCCACGAGAGCCTGGCCGGGCCGTGGATCCTGTTCCGCTACGACGACGTCAACCGCCTGTTGCGCGACGCCTCGCTGAGCGTCGAGGAGGACCGCAGCACCCGGGAGGGCCCCCGGGCCGACCTGTTCGACCGCCTCCTCGCCGAGTCCGGTCACGGCGACGAGCAGGAGCGCCGCGCCCGTGGGGCGCGGGCCATGCTCAACGTCGACCCGCCCGATCACACCCGCTTGCGCCGCCTGGTCTCCAAGGCCTTCACCCCGCGCATGATCGAGGGGTTGCGCCCGCTGGTCGAGCGCCTCGTGGACGACCACCTCGACGCGGTGGCGTCGAGCGGGCGCATGGACGTGATCGCCGACCTGGCCTTCCCGCTGCCGTTCACCGTGATCTCCGAGATGCTCGGCATGCCCGACGCCGACCGCGACCAGCTGCGGGACTGGTCGCACGCCATCGTGAAGATGCTGGACCCCGTCATCACCGAGGAGGAGGCCCGTGACGCCTTCGCCAGCTCGGACGCGATGACCGACCACGTCAACGAGGTGATCGAGTGGAAGCGGGACCACCCCGCCGACGACCTGCTCACCGCGCTGATCCGGGCCGAGGAGGACGGCGACCGTCTCACCCCGGCCGAGCTGCGCGATCAGGTGGTGCTGCTGTTCATCGCCGGCCACGAGACCACCGTCAACCTCATCGGCAACGGCACCCTGGCCCTGCTCCGCCACCCCGACCAGCTCGCCCGGTGGCGTGACGACCCCTCGCTCGACGCCAACGCGGTCGACGAGCTGTTGCGCTACGACGCCCCGGTGCAGTTCTCACGACGCATCACGGTCGCCCCCCTCGAGGTGGCCGGGCGCACCATCCCGGCGGGGACGTTCGTCCTCGCCGGCCTGGCCTCGTCCAATCGTGACCGCGCGTTCTGGGGTCCGAGCGCGGACGAGCTCGACCTCGGCCGCGCCAACGCCGGCCAGCACGTCTCGTTCGGCAGTGGCACCCATTTCTGCCTCGGCGCGGCGCTCGCCCGTCTCGAGGGGCAGGTGGCCGTGGGGCGGCTCATCCGGCGCTTCCCCGATCTCGCCCTCGCCGACCCCGGCCCCACGTGGAACGGTCGCATGAACCTCCGCGGCCTCGAGCGGCTCCCCGTAACCTTCACGCCATGACGTCCCCGATGGTCCCCGACGACAAGGACTGGACCTGGGTCCTGGACCGGCCGTGCCCGGACTGCGGCTTCGAGGCCTCCGACCACCCCCGCGAGCGCCTCGGCGCCGGGATCCGGCGGGTGGCGTTGCGCTGGCGCCCGCTGCTCGACCGACCGCTCGCCACCGAACGTCCCCGGCCCGACCAGTGGTCGGCGCTCGAGTACGGGGCGCACGTCCGCGACGTGTTCAGCACGTGCCTCGGTCGCCTCGAGAAGCTCCTGGCCGAGGACGACCCCACCTTCCTGAACTGGGATCAGGACGCCACCGCGGTGGAGGACGACTACGCCGGTCAGGACCCGTTCGCGGTGGCCCGCCAACTCGAGTCCAACGCCATCGCCTTCGCGGACGCGTACGACCGGGTCGAGGACACCCAGTGGGCCCGCACCGGCATGCGCTCGGACGGCGCCCGCTTCACCGTCGAGTCCTTCGGTCGCTACGTGCTGCACGATCCCGTGCACCACGTGTGGGACGTCGAGCAGGGCTACGCCGCGCTCGAGGGCCGCTAGCGCGCCGACCGCCGCCGGCGGCGACCGGCGATCAGGTCTCCGCGTGCTTCAGGTCGCGCGCCAGGTTCAGGGCATCCTCGGGGTCGAGTCCGGCCCGCCCGATCAGCCAGCAGGCGATGGGCGCGGCGAGGCGCTCGGAGGAGTGCGCGGCCACGCCGGCGAGGTCGAGGAGGGTCTCGATCTCACCCGGCTCCGGCCGTTCGACCCCCAGGTGGTCGGCGAATCGGTCCAGCCACTCGTACCCGGTCATGGGCGCAACGTAGCCCTGGGCGCCGGGGCCCGGCCTCGGTGTGTCGCCCGTCACATCTTTTCCTTGACTCGGCACTGAACGCCATTCAAACTCTGAACGTGGTTCAAGTCGCCGATCGCCGGGCTCGCAATCGCCTGGCCCGCCGTGAGCAGTACTTGCGGGCGGCCATGCGCATCGTCAGCGAGGACGGCATCGATCGCCTCACCATGCAGCGCATGGCCGACGACCTCGACTGCGCGGTCGGCACCATCTACACCTACTTCTCGTCGAAGGACGCGCTGCTCGCCGAGCTGCAGCGGCTGGCCCTCGACCGCATCACGGAGTCCTACCGCCGGCTCCAGGCCCGGGTCGACCCCCAGCTGGACGACCGTGCCGCCGACGAGGTCGAGGCGGCGCTCGCCCGTCTCGTGTTGGGCCTTCGCTTCTGGGTGAGCACCGCCGAGGTGTACCCCGAGGAGTCGAACCTCTTCCGGGCCCTCACCACCCGCCGGACGCGGATCTCCGACGACGAGGCCGCCAACATGTTGCCGTCGGCGTGGCAGCTGTTCGCCATGGGCACCGCCAACGTGCAGGTGGCCACCGACGTCGGGGCCATCTCCCCGGGCAACGCCGCCGAGCGCATGGTCACCGCCGCCGCCGCCCTCGGTGGGGTGCTCCTTCTCGAAGGCATCGCCCACTTCGACCCGGACCTCTTCGCCGGCCGCCTCTTGGCGCTGCGCTTCGTGGACGACGTCATCCGCGGGTGGGGTGCCGACGCCGCCCAGCTCGCCTCGGCCGCGGCCCTGGCCGACGCCCTCCTCCTCGAAGGCCCCCTCGTCCCGGACGTGCCCGGCATCGATACGGCCTGATCGAGATCACCACTGCTTTCAAGTTCAACACTGCGGGAACCGGCGAGGATGCCGGGCCCACCGAACCGTCCCGGAGGGGCGATGGATCGGGGGCCCGGCATTCGCCGTTCACGGCCGGCCCGGCGCTTGGGGGGGGCGGACCCGCCGGGCGCCCGGGCGGATCAGCCCTCGTAGACCAGCTCGGTGTCGATCTCGAGGGTGACCTTCTTGCCCACCAGGACGCCACCGGTCTCGAGGGCGACGTTCCAGGTGAGGCCGAAGTCCTCCCGGTCGACCTCGGTGGAGGCGGTGAAGGCGATGCGCTTGCCGCCCCAGGGGTCGGTGACGGCCCCGAGGTACTCGACGTCGAGGGTGACCGAGCGGGTGGTGCCGCGGACGGTGAGGTCGCCGTCGAGCTTCCAGTCGGCCCCGTCCCGGCGCACGCCCGTGGCGGCGAAGGCGATCGTGGGGTGGTTCTCGACGTCGAAGAAGTCCGCCGAGCGGAGGTGCTCGTCGCGGGCCGAGTCGCGGCTCTCGACGCTGGCCACGGCGATCTCGATCTCGGCCGTCGACTGGGTCGGGTCCTCGGCGATGACCACGTGGCCAGTCACCTCGGGGAACAGGGCCCGCACCTTGGTGAACACGAGGTGGCGGGCGATGGCCACGACCTCGGTGTGGGAGGCATCGATGGCGTAGCGCCCGGCGACGGGGAGCTCCTGGCCGTCGATGGTGCGGACGATGGACACGGGGGCTTCGGAGACGCTCATGGGGATCCTCTTTCCAGGAGTTGCTTGTAGGTGCAAAGGTTGCTGTTGCACAGACTAGCGAGGAAAGTTGCGGATGCAACTATTTCTTCGATGAGGTAGCGTGGGGGGCGTGGACGCACCCGATGCACCCCTCGACGACCCCCGCC
The genomic region above belongs to Acidimicrobiales bacterium and contains:
- a CDS encoding maleylpyruvate isomerase family mycothiol-dependent enzyme produces the protein MDDAAFLVALRRESDALSAAARGHLGAGVPAVEGWTVGEVVAHVGQGAQWAVHLVRDGMDATAALLALGPDPDADALGEDGLLAWFDARTDEVCAAFEAAGPDTTCWTFTGDGPARDWWRRRAQETAIHRWDVAGAAGAAAPVERDLALDGIDEVFELFVPRLGDRLAGDGRTLHLHATDEGLPDGTGEWTVAFTADGPVCERGHAKGDAAVRGPASDLLLLLWNRVPRSRLEVFGDAGVLDFWAERARI
- a CDS encoding HAD-IC family P-type ATPase — protein: MPVPDGIVGLTTAEVADRRAHGLGNDVPAAPTRTVPQILRANLFTRFNALLGGLLVVILIVGPLNDALFGFVLVANALIGILQEWRAKRTLDRLAIVSAPKARVIRDGVPAEIAVGEVVLDDVLVLRPGDQVVVDAEVVEAQGLEVDESLLTGESDPQHKSPGDAVMSGSFVAAGSGHVTATKVGAEAYAVKLAEEARRFTLASSELRNGIDQIIKYVSWAMLPTAALLLFSQLRAHDGLAEALASTVGGVVAMVPEGLVLLTSVAFAASVVRLGRQQVLVQELPAVETLARVDVICLDKTGTITAGDIAFADLEVVGDGAESVVAAALAGLSASDPNPNATLAAIGRAPVVARAAAEDTWDARLAVPFSSARKWSGSDFTTQGTWVLGAPEVLLGDAGGESADQCRSRVQELAALGRRVVLLSRTDAALVGDELPAGLAPQALVLLADQVRPDAPETLAYFVAQDVRVKVISGDNPTTVAAVAREAGVPDVGDGYDGRDLPEDEAALADVLDEHHVFGRVQPHQKRAMVKALQAKGHVVAMTGDGVNDVLALKDADIGIAMGSGSSASRAAAQIVLLDGRFATMPGVVAEGRRVINNIQRVANLFLTKTTYSMLLALSVGVIGFAFPFLPRHLTLVGSLTIGIPAFFLALAPNRNRARSGFVPRVLRFAVPAGTLAAIVTLTSYAIAHANDAVSLDQARTVATLTLVSTGLCILVRLAQPFNAWRKALVLWMIGLFVAALLLPPARAFFALELPPPYLYGVAAALVAAQELVWRAIRGRVPPPEPDDGQDEGDG
- a CDS encoding NAD(P)-binding domain-containing protein, producing the protein MKIAVVGVGATGARAARQLAATDAVETVLAHDTDPDRTRLLHEAMPDRVQIVSEDALLGADVDAVLLATPSGAHLPTARALVGRGVGVVSTSDAIDDVRDLLALDPWCRDQGVTVVAGAAFSPGFSCLLARHAAAGFDHVDEVHVAKVGTGGPACARQHHRALGGIAVDWRDDEWVERPGGSGRELCWFPDPIGGADCYRAALPDAMLLQPAFPEVSRVTARLGATRRDRLTARLPMLRPPHPEGGPGALRVEVRGRQGQRRETKVLGAMDRPGVAAGAVAAVAALWVAERRLPVGSAGLAAGDDVLGLLADLARRGVRAAVFEGAGA
- a CDS encoding FliA/WhiG family RNA polymerase sigma factor, which encodes MIEEHLPLVRHIVFQVAVHFPRHVDRDELARAGALGLVEAARRYDEARGVPFDRFAAQRIRGAILDAVRAADWAPRSVRTLARKLEAAEQRLATELGRVPSLREMADELGITLAELSKLQDRLFRSVVLALEHEVTDDVDEDLTLVDVLVDRTAVEPLEELETRELHAYLRDAVELLPERQRLVIVGYFLENRTSLELARFLGVTESRISQLRSEALAMLKEGIERQYDNPEVGVEEPVGRVAKRKANYADAIGEASAWKHRLDQVITDDMIEEESIPVGVPYNRVAV
- a CDS encoding cytochrome P450, with protein sequence MSASTPVEPVIYNPFEPGYAEDPYRQFAALREAEPVHESLAGPWILFRYDDVNRLLRDASLSVEEDRSTREGPRADLFDRLLAESGHGDEQERRARGARAMLNVDPPDHTRLRRLVSKAFTPRMIEGLRPLVERLVDDHLDAVASSGRMDVIADLAFPLPFTVISEMLGMPDADRDQLRDWSHAIVKMLDPVITEEEARDAFASSDAMTDHVNEVIEWKRDHPADDLLTALIRAEEDGDRLTPAELRDQVVLLFIAGHETTVNLIGNGTLALLRHPDQLARWRDDPSLDANAVDELLRYDAPVQFSRRITVAPLEVAGRTIPAGTFVLAGLASSNRDRAFWGPSADELDLGRANAGQHVSFGSGTHFCLGAALARLEGQVAVGRLIRRFPDLALADPGPTWNGRMNLRGLERLPVTFTP